The genomic stretch cttgtttatgagatttgggaggctcttattttgtaattccacatcagaccgtcctgaaacgatgcagctgacattgtggcaaggtgtactctcaatctgaggtgaaagtggcctgtgcaatctataacttttttaaattttcatttttcaaagtATAGACGCAGCAGCtttttttatgagatttgggaggcttttattttgtaattacacatcagactgtcctgaaacgatgcagctgacattgtggcaagatgtactctcaatctgaggtaaAAGTGGCCTGTGccatctataacttttttaaatttacatttttcaaagtagagatgcagcagttttttttttagatgtgggatgcttttattttgtaattacacatcagactgtcctgaaacgatgcagctgacattgtggcaaggtgtactctcaatctgaggtgaaggtggcctgtgcaatctataacttagatttttatagatttttgaaaatagagatgcagcatcccatttatgagatttgggaggctcttattttgtaattccacatcagaccgtcctgaaacgatgcatctgacatcgtggcaaggtgtactctcaatctgaggtgaaagtggcctgtgcaaatctataacttttttaaatatataattttgaaagtagagatgaagcagcttgtttatgagatttgggaggctcttactttgtaattccacatcagactgtcctgaaacgatgcatctgacatcgtggcaaggtgtactctcaatctgaggtgaaagtggtctgtgcaatctataactttaatttttatagattttggaatatagagatgcagcatcctatttatgagatttgggaggctcttatgttgtaatctcacatcagaccaTCCTgcaacgatgcatctgacattgtggcaagatgtactctcaatctgaggtgaaaatggtctgtgcaatgtataactttaatttttatagatttattttatatagagatgcagcatcccatttatgagatttgggaggctcttatgttgtaatctcacatcagaccgtcctgaaacgatgcatctgacattgtggcaagatgtactctcaatctgaggtgaaaatggtctgtgcaatgtataactttaatttttatagatttttgaatatagagatgcagcatcctatttatgagatttgggaggctcttatgttgtaatctcacatcagaccatcctgaaacgatgcatctgacattgtggcaagatgttctctcaatctgaggtgaaaatggtctgtgcaatgtataactttaatttttatagatttttgaatatagagatgcagcatcctatttatgagatttgggaggctcttatgttgtaatctcacatcagaccgtcctgaaacgatgcatctgacattgtggcaaggtgtactcttaatcagaggtgaaagtggcctgtgcaatctataactttaatgttttatagattttctaatatagagatgcagcatctcatttgtgagatttgagaggctcttattttgtaattccacatcagaccgtcctgaaacgatgcagctgacattgtggtaaggtgtactctcaatctgaggtgaaagtggtctgtgcaatgtataactttactttttatagatttttttatatagagatgcagcatcctatttatgagattttgggaggctcttatgttgtaatctcacatcagaccgtcctgaaacgatgcatctgacattgtggtaaggtgtactctcaatctgaagtgaaagtggcctgtgcaatgtataactttaatttttatagatttttgaatatagagatgcagcatcctatttatgagatttgggaggctcttatgttgtaatctcacatcagaccgtcctgaaacgatgcatctgacattgtggcaaggtgtactcttaatcagaggtgaaagtggcctgtgcaatctataactttaatgttttatagattttctaatatagagatgcagcatctcatttatgatatttgggggctcttattttgtaatctcacatcagaccgtcctgaaaccatgcagctgacattgtggtaaggtgtactctcaatctatgttgaaagtggcctgtgcaatgtagaacttagatttttatagatttttgaatatagagatgcagcatcctatttatgagatttgggaggctcttatgttgtaatctcacatcagaccgtcctgaaacgatgcatctgacattgtggtaaggtgtactctcaatctgaagtgaaagtggcctgtgcaatgtataactttaatttttatagattttttttatatagagatgtagcatctcatttattatatttggggggctcttatcttgtaattacacatcagactgtcctgaaacgatgcagctgacattgtggcaaggtgtactctcaagcTGAGGTGAAAGTTTCCTGTGCAATCCataacctttttaaatatataattttgaaagtagagatgaagcagcttgtttatgagatttgggaagctcttattttgtaattccacatcagaccgtcctgaaacgatgcagctgacattgtggcaaggtgtactctcaatctgaggtgaaagtggcctgtgcaatctataactttaatttttatagattttttaaagtaGATGCAGCAGCATGCAGCTGACACTGTACTTTCTGTCTGTGCATTCTagaacttttatttgtatagcttttCGAATGTAGAGATGCAACAAGCAtatattattgttcttattttgtaatatgagAATTAGAGgttctctttcatcatctcgtgttcgagatccacctatgggaagggcatccgtacctgacctctgcagaagcatccaattGCACCAAGTCTGGCTAGACAGACAGAAGCGCGCAGCCAATGCCAGGTAAGGGCCCGCCCCCTTACCTAGGGGTATAATAATGGCTGCAGCGCTGCTATTCTCCAGTTGACATTCGCTTCTCGCGATCTCTGCATTGACACAGTTCGGTTGGATTACGATGCTCACCTTCGTGTCTTCAGGAGGACATATCAATTGATCAGCCTCCGCCAGACGTGACTGTCGTCTTCTCAGCTTTTCTGCTGTGTTCTGCATTCAGGGCCGCCGCGCTCTCGTCGTTTTCACCTGCTCCCACGGCTGCCCGCCACGGATTTTTCCGATTTCTTCTCCGGTATGTCGCTTTCTATACATAACGCTTCTCCGGGGAATAGCCTATCACGGGCCTGCCCGGCCGCGTGTGGAGCACTCATCGCTGCCAAGGACCTTCACCCGTTCTGCGTGGTTTGCTTGGGCCTTAAACACGCTCAAGAAGCCTTGGAGAACGCGGAAAATTGCAGTCATTGCCTTATGCTGCCCAAAAATGTTTTACGACGCCGTCTTAAGGTTGCAGCGACCCAGTGCTCCGAGCTCGGTTTTACTGACTCAGATCGGGGACACGGTGACGACGACGCGCTACCGGGGGACTCCCGGGGCGCCTCCTCACTTGTTTGGGCTGACCAGCCCAATCCCGCATTCCCCGAAGAGGACATCTTCGCGGGCAACCTCATACTCGCCGACGAACCGGCCGGTTCCGGCGATGAGGATGATGCAACCCTTCTCGGGGTCTCAGAGGACGAGGATGCCATCCCGCCCTCCGGCGTTCCCCAGGCTAGCGGCCACGCAGCCCTGCCTCAGTCCATCCTCCTGGAAGTGTGTGAGCGAGCGGCCGCTCGCCTCAACATTGAGTGGCCGGCTCCACAGAGCGCCACCGACCAGGAGAGGGATATTTACGACGGAAAAGTGTTGGGATCTCCTCCCGGTCCGGGGAAACAACTCTTCCCCGTCCTTCCAGCGTGCGCTAAGCATATGAGGCACAACTGGAGCGAACCGCTCGACTTCAAACACGGCCTTTCGGGCCTTGAAGTAAAGGATATGGCAGCTCATGGTATGGGCGACCCCCCCGCTATCGAGCCTTCCATCGCCAGGCACCTTAACCCCGCTCAGGGCGGGCTGCTCGCTCCCCCTAAGCCGGTCTTGCCCAACAAGCTGGACCGTTTTTCTGCCTCAGTTCACCAGGCCGCATACAAGTCCTCGGCCTTGGCAGTCAGGGCCCTGAACGTCTCGTCTCTCCTCTCCGCTTACCAGGCGGAGATTTTGGACGAATTAGGGCAACAGCTAAAAAAGCGAACTCCTTCTCTACACTTGTGGAAGGAGATCCTCACGGTGAACGACCTCGTCCTTCGTAATGCTCGCCAGGCCGTCCAAGCCTGCGGGCGCTCTATGGCGCTTTCTGTGGTGGGAGAGCGTGCGCTCTGGCTTAACCTGTCAGGCCTTCCTGACAGTGAGAAGCGGCGCATCGCGGGCGCGTCGATGGAGCCCGATCGGGCTCTGTTCGGCCCCGCCGTCGCATTGATGCAACAACGGTGTGACGACAAAAGGAAGGAGGACGAGGCATTCAAGTTATGTCTTCCTAAGGGGAAAAATCGACTCCCGCCGCGGCCGCGGCTGGAGGACCATCTAACCCTAACCCCATCGACTCGAAACGTAAGCGGCCTGCCTGATGTTCGATTGATGGAGGCATCGAGTCCGCGTTCATGGGCCACGAGCCCTTCGGACTCTCTCCCTGTCCCAGGACCCCCGTTCAAAAGACGCAGGGTCTCCCGCGGATGGATCGATTCCTCTTCGTTCGAGGCTGCCCAGCCCATGTGTTTAATGAACGGTGTGTGTTCCCCCCTCACGTTCAGGGGGTCTGTTGTGAGGAAAAGTGCAAAAGCAGTGTCACCACACCGCATACACTCTGTTCCCCTCACCCAACCAATAAAGGCTTCGGCCCCAGTGTTTCcccaacacaaaacacacagaaaaacaaaaaacacattaaaacaaacgAATCAAATGAATTCGTTATGGAGAGAGGATCTCTCTCCGCAGAGAGAATCCATCTCCCCGCGGAGAGAGGAAATCTGTCTGAACCCCTGCATGTTGCCCCTGGtgtgtccactagatggcgccatTGCATCACAAATAAACCAGCTGGGCTTACACAGCCCCGCTGCAGCTCGGGTGGGAACACTTTCAAATCACGAATGGGCTTGGCGAACTGTTTCGGCTCCCGAGTGGGTGATGCGTACTATAATGCAGGGATACAGACTGCAGTTTTCAATGAAACCCCCGCATTTCAACGGCGTTCTCTCTTCACACACAGAAGAGAACGCCTCAcacattctgaaagaggaaatatCCTCCCTCCTAAACAAGAGAGCGATTCAGATGGTGCCCCCCACTCTGATGAATCAGGGATTTTATTCTCGTTATTTCCTGGTCCCAAAAAAGGACGGCGCTCTCCGCCCTATTCTGGACCTTCGTGTGTTAAACAAACATTTGAGGAAATACAATTTCAGAATGCTGACTCATGGCTCGCTCGCCCGTGCCATAAAACAGAACGACTGGTTCACATCGgtcgacctgaaagatgctttctTCCATATAAGCATTTATCCGCCACACAGGAAGTTTCTTCGTTTCGCCTACCAAGGCACATGTTACGAATTCACAGTTCTGCCGTTTGGGCTCAGTCTAAGCCCCcggtgtttctgtctgtgtgcgGAGGCGGGTTTAGCACCCATGAGAATGTCAGGTCTGAGGATTCTGACATACATAGACGATTGGCTAATCATAGCCGAATCGAAAGAGAAAGTGTTGCAGGACACCTGCCGTGTGCTCACGCACATCACATCTCTCGGGTTCAGAGTGAATGTGGGCAAGAGCAATTTTACACCCAGTCAGAATGTCATTTTCCTGGGTTTGGAGTTGAACTCAGTCTCCATGCGAGTGCGTCTCTCTCAAGAGCGCGTTCTCTCTCTAATGAACTGTCTGTCGCAGTTCAGAGAGGGGGCGAAAGTACAATATCGCACATGCCTCAGGCTGCAGGGTCTTATGGCTTCATCAATCCAGGTTGTACCGCTGGgactcctgagaatgagagcgttCATGAAATGGGTTTTGTTACTACATTTCAGCCCGACGCGCGATCTTTGCCGCTCTGTAATAGTGACGCGCGCCTGCTCGGCAGCCTTGCGCCACTGGAAGAGCGCAGACTTTTACGCACATGGAACCCCTCTGGGGACAGTTATGATGCGGAAAGTTGTGACGACAGATGCGTCCTTAACAGGCTGGGGCGCCACCCAGGAGGGCAGAACGGTGAACGGTCTGTGGCCGAGCAGACTACGTTCAGCGCACATAAATTATTTAGAGCTTATGGCCGTATGGAAAGCTCTGAATTATTTTCTGCCTCGCCTGCAGGGACATCATGTGCTCGTACGCTGCGACAATACCACGACAGTGGCTTATATCAACCGTCAGGGCGGCGTGCGCTCGTCGAAACTTCACGCTCTAGCTTACAAGCTTCTAGTGTGGAGCGCACAGGTTTTCCTGTCGTTACGCGCGACTCATGTTCCCGGCCTTCTAAACAGAGGCGCGGATCTTCTATCAAGGGGAAACCCAATCTACGGAGATTGGCGCCTTCACCCGCAGATAGTGGATATGTTATGGATGAGATTTGGACAGGCAACCGTAGATCTATTCGCCTCGCGCGAAAACTACCATTGTCCTATGTTCTTCTCGCTAAAGGACGTGGACGCACCCCTCGGGGTAGATGCACTGGCCCACCCGTGGCCCAGAGTGCTGCTGTATGCCTTTCCTCCCCTGTGCCTGATAATTCCTACACTGGCCAGGGTGAGAGAGCAGGGCCTGTCTCTCATTCTGATAGCACCCAGGTGGCCCAAAGCACCATGGCTGGCGGAGATAATCCCTCTGTTATATGCCGAGCCGTGGCGCCTCCCCCCCCGCACAGATCTTTTGTCCCAAGCGAACGGGGAGATTTATCACCCACACCCGGACAGGGTGGCTCTTTGGGCGTGGCCCGTGAGAGGACGAACCTAAGCGCACTGGGGCTTTCGCCGTGTGTGATTGCTACTATACAGAATGCCAGGGCCGTGTCTATGCGATTCTTGTATGGCAGTAAGTGGCAAGTGTTCGAAGGGTGGTTTGATGGGCGTGGTCTCACatcttatcagtgctcagttcctGATATTTTGTGTTTCCTCCAAGACCTCTTGGAAAAAGGCAGGTCTTTTTCCACAATTAAGGTCTACTTGGCTGCGATTTCGGCCTTTCATGTGGGCTTTGAGGGCTCAACAGTCGGGCAACATCATCTAATCCGCAGATTTATGAAGGGTGCCTGAGTGGGACTTCTCCATGGTGTTGGAGGCTCTGTCTCAGTATCCTTTTAAACCTCTTGGAAGTATTTCCCTTAAGCTGCTGTCCTTCAAGACAGCTTTGCTCTTGGCCTTGGCATCAGCCAAACGTGTCAGTGAGCTACATGCACTTTCGGTTCATCCCTTGTGCACTAAATTTTCTCTTAGTGGAGATATGGTTTCCCTTAAGCCTAATCCGGCCTTCATGCCGAAGTGCTTCCCTGCGTTCACTTCAGAGGTGTTGGAGCTGTCCGCTTTTGACCCTTCACCTTTTTCCTCCCCGGAGGATGAGAGGCTAAATGCTCTGTGTCCCGTCCGTGCTTAATGGACATATATGAACAGGACTAGTGCTTTCCGGAAGAGCGACCAGCTCTTTATTTCATGGGCATCCACTCATGGAGGGAATCCTATTTCTAAGCAACGCCTCTCACATTGGCTTGTGAATGCTATAACTTTGGCTTATGAATCAAAGGGAATGCAGCCACCAGGGAGCGTCACTAAAGGACATCTGCTCCGCTGCCATTTGGTCTTCTCCTTATACCTTTGTGCGTTATTACTGGCTGGTTGTCACCAGCATCTCGGTAGCACATTCGgttttaggggtgtggtcctctTAGCCCTTCCCTGCAACCCCGCTGGAAGAGGTGAAGAAGGAGTGAATGGGCCGGCTGGCCATGCACATCcctgtcactagcatgtttttaCATTCCTTTTCTGGGTGTATTTATATGCACATTGGTTATCATGTGTGTGATGCTAACATTTTTTCATGTGCTGCATATGCACAGCAGTCACGACTGTGCATCAGTATTGCAGGTTCATGAGTATGGGACGTGTCAGGCACCGCCTCTCTGGGGCGACCGTCCTTCTCTGGCTTTCAGAACCTCACTGTGAGTGTATTGGGCAATCGGGGAGCTGTCCATGTCTCtcccataggtggatctcgaacacgagatgatgaaagagaacaataggttactgtcgtaaccccggttctctgaaaCATCGAGTGGAGAGATCCACCAGCGTTGCCCCGCTTGCCACACGAGAAGCGAATATACTTACTGGAGAATAGCAGCGCTGCAGCCATTATTATACCCCTAGGTAAGGGGGCGGGCCCTTACCTGGCATTGGCTGCGCGCTTCTGTCTGTCTAGCCAGACTTGGTGCaattggatgcttctgcagaggtcaggtacggatgcccttcccataggtggatctctccactcgatgtttcagagaaccggggttacgacagtaacctattggtttttattttggtattcagCATCAGACAGTAACGGACTGTGTGTTGGGGGAAAAAAGTAGCGTTCGCTGGAAGAGCACTCCATTCAGATCAGTTCTCTGACGGTGTTACCATAATACGTAGTTTATACGCGACCCTCGAAATAACGTGGCGGCTAGATTGACCGTGCTTTTCTACttggcggctggcttgaccgcagtaaGTAACTAGGGAGTGTCTGTCCGAACTCAAAACTGGTTTTGaggaatgcaaagtttctcagggCAATGCAACAGTTTTATGAGAGAAcgcaaaagataaaaaataaataaaaatgttttcctctAACCCTGTATTTTCCCCACCAACATGTCCCTTTAGGACATACGGGTGATATTAAATTACTTGACCCGTGATTTTAGATTTTGGTCTTACTGGCCATAGTCATTCATCCCACTATCAGTGAGCAGGCACCTCATCTAGGTTACAATTCTTGTATTTGAACGCCACAATGTGGCCTCAAAGATTAGGCTACCCCTTGCCTACTCTGACTCGATTAACTACATTGGTGAAcgtgatttaaattaattaattaattaatctgaaaataaataaatgtagaaattactAAATGTGTAAACAAATAAGGCAATAATACATAAGTGTGGACgcaaataaaagtgaaaataaatagagaaaataaaatgtgaaaatatgaacaaatatacatCAATAATAAGGAAatgaaagtatatttatttatttatttatcattttttatttggcATTCCATACATGACTGACGACACTGCGACTAATAAAAACCCAAACACCAGCTGATTACCATTGTTATGCAACCATCTCGAAAAACACTGTTAGGTGCCAACGagtgtaaatgtaacattttatgttttttaaggatGTCCTCTTGCAGTAATTCGGTTGTCCTCTTCTTGAGTTGGCACTTTGCTTCTGTGCCCAATTGCACAAGTTTATAAATTATTCTAACGTGTTCAAATGTTCACTGGATTTTCTAAAAGATGTTATCATGAAAATGTTTAATGAGAATAGCTGTTATGGAGCTCTTGCTGTATGTTGTTGAGAAGGCCCCtccctgtgtgtgtttctgctgtatCGAGTTCTCTGGTGTATGACAGGCAGTGTACATCATAGCTGTGGCCGAAAACAGCCTTAATATACACTCTCTTTATCACACCCCATCTCATCTTTAACTCAGAAAGCTATAGTAGACTATATATAGAACTGCGTTATAAACgttttacattataatgttgcAGCAACATAATTTCTTTGGATTTTAGCTCCCCTCACTGTCACTGTTTTAATGCTGCTGTTTAATGAAACTCAATTCTAATTtagttatattatttttcaaatctgaaaaagggaattatgcttttattaaaaaattaaacaggaagaatacaaaacattttagtgCACTACTATGCTGTCTATTTTTTCATCTGTAGTACAACTACCTGAGACAAAGATACaatttaaagatcattttcaaacACTGATGTGGTTAAAGGGAGATTCCCCAACTTTCCAAATGCCATTTgtgaatacaaaaacaaatgcatattgtgaaatgtttggttatttgataaaacattcaaagaaaaacacatttgggTGTAAcagaaaaagttaatttttaggAAGGGCCTCTGAATCTGCCAAGGAAGACGATGCTGTTAGTGGTGTTGTGCCTGATGAAGAACAAGAAGGGGTGATCTGCTGTAAAACTCTGAAATTGTGTTTGACGGCAACTGCCTAACAAAAACACTGCATTGGCTGCTGATGCCTCAGTGCCTTCCTCATCGACTTCAATAAAAGCCTTGTGGATCACTGCTGAAAGGAAGAGACCACCTTTACTGCTCATGCCTGTCAGATCAGCCTTTGTTTCCTGGAACACAGAGCTCATACCCATCTTTTGCAATATTTCTGATAGGGAGCTCTCAACCTCCAGCCTGAACTTTGGCAAATGGACTTTGATAGTCATCTGCATAGTCATTTTGTCTCTTTCGGTCCAGTCAAGCAGCTTGTCAAGGTTCAACTCACTTtccagctgcaaaaaaaaaaaccacacacacataccgaAAAATAACATACACCAAACTATTTAGAATTAAACTATGAAATTTTTTCTGGTCTTGGCAGTTTTGCTGACCTTTAGAAGAGGGTCAGAGCCATCCTGAGTTTCATTTGGAAGAAGTATCAACATGCTGAGCTCCTTTTGTTTATATGGTAACTCCAGCACCTGCACTTCATACTCTGGGATGTATCTGAAGGGGAACTTCTTCTTCTGGTACATCATTTGCACAGGCCGGCTCTCATTCTGATTGAAGACAAATGAAGGAATGCATAACACATagaaaatctatttattattta from Carassius auratus strain Wakin unplaced genomic scaffold, ASM336829v1 scaf_tig00217898, whole genome shotgun sequence encodes the following:
- the LOC113104028 gene encoding leukocyte elastase inhibitor-like gives rise to the protein MEGVSRANSLFALDLYRALSASNAEGNMLFSPLSISAALSMVYLGARGETDEEMAKVLSFSSVSDVHSHFETLTSTINSPSASYILKFANRLYGEKTFSFLPEYLESTLKLYHADLQAVDFIGAFDESRQLINKWVEEQTENKVKDLLKPGMLTGMTRLVLVNAIYLKANWMHTFKATETEEMPFKINQNESRPVQMMYQKKKFPFRYIPEYEVQVLELPYKQKELSMLILLPNETQDGSDPLLKLESELNLDKLLDWTERDKMTMQMTIKVHLPKFRLEVESSLSEILQKMGMSSVFQETKADLTGMSSKGGLFLSAVIHKAFIEVDEEGTEASAANAVFLLGSCRQTQFQSFTADHPFLFFIRHNTTNSIVFLGRFRGPS